The following coding sequences are from one Schizosaccharomyces osmophilus chromosome 1, complete sequence window:
- the apm1 gene encoding AP-1 adaptor complex mu subunit Apm1 — translation MASAVFILNLKGKPIISRDYRADVPLSAVEKFIPLITEVEEENGCVTPCLTHEGINYIYVQHNDVYLLALSKRNTDAMEMLVFLRKLADLFIDYFKELQEESIRDNFVLVYELLDEVMDFGFPQTTETKILQEYITQTSNTSQTQVAPPIAMTNAISWRSEGIHYRKNEVFLDVIESVNLIAAPDGTIIQSDILGKVHLKCFLSGMPELRLGLNDKVLFEAAGRTIKGNAVEMEDVKFHQCVRLARFENDRTISFIPPDGEFDLMSYRLSSNSRPLIWVECDSVVHSGSRVEFMVKAKAQFKKRCIANNVKIIIPVPEDADSPRFQSSNGHVQYAPEQAAMIWNIKKFSGGKECLMRAEMGLPSVRGEETAKRTKRPVQMSFAIPYFTTSGIQVRYLKITEPKLNYHAMPWVRYVTQNGKEYAIRQ, via the exons ATGGCATCAGCTGTATTcattttaaatttaaaagGGAAACCCATCATATCTAGGGATTATCG CGCCGATGTTCCTTTGTCAGCTGTTGAGAAGTTTATACCATTAATAACGGAagtggaagaagaaaatggatgTGTAACGCCCTGCTTAACTCATGAAGGAATTAAT TATATTTATGTTCAACATAACGATGTTTACCTCTTAGCTTTATCTAAAAGGAATACGGATGCAATGGAGATGCTTGTGTTTCTCAGAAAATTGGCAGATCTGTTTATAGATTACTTTAAAGAACTCCAAGAAGAATCTATTCGGGACAATTTTGTGCTGGTATATGAACTGCTAGACGAAGTGATggattttggatttccgCAAACCACCGAAACCAAAATCCTTCAAGAATATATAACACAGACTTCTAATACCTCTCAAACACAAGTAGCACCGCCAATTGCGATGACAAATGCTATTTCTTGGCGTTCAGAAGGGATTCATTACCGTAAAAATGAGGTATTTTTGGACGTTATTGAATCCGTCAATTTGATCGCTGCACCTGATGGTACTATCATCCAGAGTGATATCCTCGGAAAGGTTCATTTGAAGTGTTTCTTGTCAGGAATGCCTGAACTTCGCCTGGGTCTTAATGATAAAGTGCTTTTTGAAGCAGCTGGTCGTACCATCAAAGGAAATGCAGTTGAGATGGAGGACGTAAAATTCCATCAATGTGTTCGTTTAGCAAGGTTCGAGAATGATCGaactatttcttttattcctCCTGACGGCGAATTTGATCTCATGTCTTATCGTCTTAGCTCAAAC TCGCGACCTCTCATTTGGGTTGAGTGTGACTCAGTCGTTCATTCAGGTTCTCGTGTGGAATTTATggtaaaagcaaaagctcAGTTCAAGAAGAGGTGTATCGCAAACAATGTCAAAATTATTATACCCGTTCCAGAAGACGCGGATAGTCCTCGATTTCAGTCGAGCAATGGTCATGTACAGTACGCTCCAGAACAAGCAGCGATGATTTGGAACattaaaaagttttctgGGGGAAAGGAGTGTTTAATGCGAGCAGAAATGGGGTTACCAAGCGTCCGTGGAGAAGAAACAGCCAAACGTACAAAACGACCTGTTCAAATGAGCTTCGCGATTCCATATTTTACCACTTCTGGAATTCAAGTACGATACTTAAAAATTACTGAGCCTAAATTGAATTATCATGCTATGCCGTGGGTTAGATATGTTACGCAGAATGGCAAAGAATATGCCATTCGCCAGTAA
- the fmo1 gene encoding ER flavin-containing N,N-dimethylaniline monooxygenase activity Fmo1 translates to MSSPLIRSIAVIGAGPSGLVTAKALLAEKAFERIVLFERRGSAGGVWNYTSSLPPKVRAPSIKPNVSSNPILEPSALPVYPSPLYRDLQTNTPIELMCYSTHHFPKETLQFPHRTSVQEYQRTFAEPLLPLIKRATEVVDIEKKNHKWLVTYRSTKQGSPSNEEHFDAVAICNGHYEIPFIPNVPGLQQYAERVPGSVLHASQFREPELFANERVLIVGGASSATDLVRHLQPIAKNPVYQSVLVDEESIDDKLIKVPQVVKFDPETREIFLKNGKVLKNFDRIIYCTGYLYNIPFPSLNKSNDNPETKLVTDGSHVHNVYQHIFYIPDPNLAFVGLALHVVPFPTSQAQAAYLARVWSGRLSLPNPKEQREWQDQLVNSLDGSMNLYHSLNFPKDAEYINHIHDLTLQAHPNPEEGFPAPYWGPKELQIREDMWNIRAKFFGLEQKK, encoded by the coding sequence ATGAGTTCTCCTCTCATTCGCAGTATTGCCGTTATCGGTGCAGGCCCTTCTGGCCTAGTAACTGCAAAAGCCCTTTTAGCTGAAAAGGCTTTCGAACGCATCGTCTTGTTTGAACGTCGTGGTTCCGCCGGCGGTGTATGGAATTATACCTCTTCGCTACCACCAAAAGTCCGAGCGCCTTCCATTAAGCCAAATGTAAGCAGCAATCCAATTCTAGAACCATCCGCTTTGCCCGTCTATCCATCCCCCTTGTACCGTGATTTACAAACCAACACCCCCATCGAACTCATGTGCTACAGCACTCACCATTTCCCCAAAGAAACCCTTCAATTCCCTCACCGTACTTCTGTTCAAGAATACCAGCGTACCTTTGCAGAACCCCTTTTGCCTCTTATCAAACGCGCTACCGAAGTCGTTGAcattgagaaaaaaaatcataaatGGCTTGTCACTTATCGCAGCACCAAACAAGGTAGCCCTTCCAACGAAGAACATTTTGATGCTGTCGCCATCTGTAATGGTCATTACgaaattccttttattcCAAATGTCCCTGGCCTTCAACAATACGCTGAACGCGTTCCTGGTTCTGTCCTTCATGCTTCTCAATTTCGTGAACCTGAACTGTTTGCCAACGAACGCGTCCTTATCGTAGGCGGTGCATCTTCAGCCACTGATTTGGTCCGGCATTTACAACCAATCGCAAAGAATCCCGTTTATCAAAGTGTTTTGGTTGACGAGGAAAGCATTGATGATAAGCTCATCAAGGTTCCTCAGGTCGTGAAATTTGATCCTGAAACAAGAGAAatctttttaaagaatgGTAAAGTTCTAAAGAACTTTGACCGTATCATCTATTGTACTGGCTATCTTTACAATATTCCTTTTCCCTCTCTCAACAAATCTAATGACAATCCTGAAACGAAATTGGTTACTGACGGCAGCCATGTTCACAACGTTTACCAACATATCTTTTATATCCCCGATCCCAACCTCGCTTTCGTAGGTTTAGCCCTTCATGTTGTTCCTTTTCCCACTAGTCAAGCACAAGCTGCCTATCTGGCTCGAGTTTGGTCTGGTCGCCTTTCTCTTCCAAACCCCAAAGAGCAACGGGAATGGCAAGATCAGCTTGTTAACTCGCTGGATGGATCTATGAACTTATACCATTCATTGAACTTCCCTAAAGATGCCGAGTACATCAATCACATTCATGATTTAACACTGCAAGCTCATCCCAACCCCGAAGAGGGGTTTCCCGCACCATACTGGGGTCCTAAAGAGCTTCAAATTAGAGAAGACATGTGGAATATCCGTGCTAAATTTTTTGGacttgaacaaaaaaaataa